Within Vicia villosa cultivar HV-30 ecotype Madison, WI linkage group LG1, Vvil1.0, whole genome shotgun sequence, the genomic segment ATAACCAAACAAATTTTAGTTGACAAGAGTGCTATCAACACTCTCTAATACacagtgttaaaaaaaattattagttaaaATTTATATAGGTTGTATCTAATTTATACATAATTTATACAGGACctctttatttaattatttatatgagTTTCAATCTAAAAATTTAAAAGAGGAGTGAATGGGTTGTAAATCGTATTCATAGATATAAGTAATAGTGTTTGCCCAtagaatttattaaattttttactcAAGATCCCAATAGATATGTACACTTTATATAGTTTTCATCTGCTTATAAATAATTACTTACTATAAGTTGAAATCATTTGTCGAAATGCAATCGAGATGAAATTTAACCTAAGGGTTAACTTTTGATAATTTTATCATAGTGACTCAATCAAACCTTTTATATAACCATCTAAGATATTGTATAGGTTTGTAAATAGTTTTTAAGTGTAAGAatcacaattattttattttatattttatttcagaAGAGGAAATGTAAGCAATACATAAATGGTGGTAAATTTGCTATTAATTCTGAACTCGTCGATAGAAAGAAATATGGTAATGATAATGCCAAagatcaaaaaagaaaatcatcTTCTCATGTCTCATGTACAACACTATCAGATGGAAAAAGGATTAGTTTACCAAGACAGAAATATGATTTCACTGCTCAAAATGATAGGGTAGAATTTTGCGTTACTTCTAGACAAGACTACTCTCACCTATGTGACGTTGAAGATTCTGCCAAGCGACCAAATTATCTTATGAACGAAGAGAGCTTTTATATTTATGCTAGAGATTTAATGGATAATAATAGTAATTCTTATTGTATCGCGACATCAAtcaaagaaaaactgaaagaagAAGACATGGAATTCGCCAACTCTCGGAAGAAATTTTTACCTTCTAGAAGTAACCATCTTCCAAAACCATTTATTCCCATTGGACCTAGATTTCAAGCTGAAGTTCCTA encodes:
- the LOC131644291 gene encoding uncharacterized protein LOC131644291; amino-acid sequence: MMIWSKETASKPCGRKSSYHSLQNQKHEVSMLFNSISKNSQKRKCKQYINGGKFAINSELVDRKKYGNDNAKDQKRKSSSHVSCTTLSDGKRISLPRQKYDFTAQNDRVEFCVTSRQDYSHLCDVEDSAKRPNYLMNEESFYIYARDLMDNNSNSYCIATSIKEKLKEEDMEFANSRKKFLPSRSNHLPKPFIPIGPRFQAEVPKWEAPTNIKQYNSDDCLKWLGTQIWPMPSSSRNNAECIGKGRPDSSSGENLELVDRVKKHGEASECLKLKVNGSFSSWEFDNKNGVSKSWTMEDEVI